Genomic DNA from Nevskiales bacterium:
TGCCGGTGGCGATCCGCGGCACGCGTGCGATCCTGCCGGACGGCACCTGGCTGCCGCGGCATGGCGCGATCACGGTGACCATCGGCAAGCCCGTCATGCCGCCGGCCGACGTGGCCGACAGCTTCACCGCCGCCATCCGCATGCGCGACGAAGCGCGTGCGCAGATCCTGCCGCATTGCGGCGAGCCGGATTTCGGGCAGCGGATGGCGGCGTAGGGGTGCTCCAATCTTGGCTTGCTACGCCTGGCCGCGCCAGGGTGTGCGCGGCAGGTGCAGGTTGGCGTGTGACACGGAAGACGTGACGGATAATCTGGAGGGGTGGAATGGTCTTTCCTTGTCATATCGGCCCCGGGGTTCTACCCCGTTTCCACAGGCGGCTCTGTCGCTAGCGCTTCGCTGCTTCCTGCGGGGCTTCTTCGATCAATTTTGTCGAGACGCCTCGCCGCTTGAGCGCCTCCGCCAGGCGTGCGGCTGGGCCGAAGACATGCACGGCCTCGTCGCGGCGCAGGCCGTCGCTGATATAGGACTTCAATAGTGCCTGGTACCCGGAGAAGCTCCTGCGAGGCGCGATGGCTTTGAGTGATACGACAACATCCTTCGGGATATGCAGCGAGATGTTCGTATTAGGTCGCTTCTTGCGGAGACGTAACTTAAGCGTGTTGGAAATCACGGTGGACTAAGCCGCGATCTTGTTCCGGACGATCTCGCGCGTGGCGGTGACGACCAGCCCGGCCCAGCTCTGCAGTGTCAACAGCCGGATCTTGAGCGGTCGCTTTTCCGGCAGGGAGATCCACAGCCGCAGCAGGTGGCGGCGCTTCTCCAGCTCGGGCCAGTCCTCGAATGCGGTGCGCGCGTGCAGGATTGTGTGGTTGGAGATCAGCTGGATGTCGCCCGGTTGCAGGTCCATGTCCAGGTACACATCCGGCCGGTTGGCGATGGCGTCGTAGCTGTCCAGCAGCTCTTTCTGCTCGGCGGTCAGCGGCGGTACGCCGGGAATCTGCTGCGCCTCGCGGTAGTAATCGCTCTGCCAGAAGGTGCGCAGCTCGCCATCCGCGTAGCGGCAGGGCGCGATCGGGAAGGCCTTCACGCCGCCTTCGCCCTTGGTGTCGAAGTAGAACGGCGCGAACAGCCGCGGGATGAGATGCGGCTTGCTGCGCATCAGCTCGTTGAACACGGTGACGGAGCTGGCGATGCGCGACAGGCCGCCGCTCTTGGCGGTCTGCAGGCACAGCAGGCCGACGAAGTCCGCCGCGTCGGTGTGCACGGCCAGTTCCTTGTTGGTGCGGTAGTAACGCACGTCGCCGCCGGTGCGCTGGTCACGCACGTGGCCGAGCAGGTCGCCCTCGGGGTTCTGCGCGCCGGGGATGCCGAAGTAATGCCCCATGCACCAGTAGGCGAGCGAAGACTGAGCTTCGTTCCAGTCGCGCACCGGCATGCCGCGCAGCAGCACGAAACCGCGGCCGTGGCGGATCTCGTGCCGCCACTCGGCGATGCGCGCGGCCAGCGTCGGCAGCGGGAAGTCCGCTTTCTGCAGCTGCCCCATTGGCTTGCCGGTGGCCTCGGCATGCTGGACTGCCGCCTTCAGCTCTTTCACCTCGTCGGCGGTGAAGCTGTATTGCCAGTCGCTGCGCGTGCGCATGTCGGCGCCCAGCCAGGCGGCGGGCGAGTGGATCGGCGCCGTCGGGATGCCCTCGTGCGGGCGGGCGAAGTAGTGCAGGGTCTGGGCGCGCAGTGACTTGTACATGGCGGTGCCGGGTCCGGGACGGGATGCCTATTCTTAGCACGCGCCGCGGCCGTTATACACTCTGGTTTCGCCATTCACTGGGGGGATGACCATGACGATTACACCGATTTATGCCGGCCTGCTGGCCATCTGGTTCCTGATCCTGAGCTATCGCGTGGTGCAGCAGCGCGGCCACGGCGTGAGCCTGGGCGACGGCGGAGATGCGGCACTGCTGCGCCGCATCCGCGGCCACGGCAATTTCGCCGAGTACGTGCCATTCATCCTGCTGATGATGGCGCTGCTCGAAATCGGCGGGCAGAAGACCTGGGTGCTGCACGCGCTTGGCGTCACGCTCTTGATCGCGCGCGTGCTGCACGGTTATGCGCTGAGCTACACAGAGTCATGGAAGTTCGGGCGCTTCTACGGCACCTTGCTGACTTTCATCCTGCTGCCGGTGGCCGGCGGCCTGTGCCTCTGGCAGGGCCTGGCCGCGCTGTAGGCATGGGCGACAAGCCGTTCTCCGCGGCCTGTGCGCGTAACCGTCAACCCATTCTCGAGGTGCTGCAGACGCACTTTGCCGACCGCAGGCGGGTGCTGGAGATCGGCAGCGGCACCGGCCAGCACGCGGTGTTCTTCGCCGCGGCGATGCCCTGGCTGTGCTGGCAGGCGAGCGACCGCGCGGAAAACCTGCCCGGCATCCGAGCCTGGCTCGACGAGGCCGCGCTGCCCAACCTGCCGGCGCCGCTGGAACTGGACGTGAACGGACCTTGGCCGGCGCAGACCTTCGATGCGGTCTTCAGCGCCAACACCCTGCACATCATGAGCTGGCCCGAGGTGCAGCGGATGTTCGCTGGGTTGCCGTCAGTGATGATGGAAGACGCGAAGCTCGCGATCTACGGTCCGTTCAATTACGGCGGGCGCCACACCAGCCCCAGCAACGCCGCCTTCGACGCCAGCCTGCGGCAGGCCGGCGCGCAGATGGGCATTCGGGACTTCGAGGCAGTGGACGAATTGGCGCGCGGCATCGGCCTGCGCCTGTTGGAAGACCGCGCGATGCCCGCCAACAACCGCTGCCTGGTGTGGCAGCGTGTCAGCGGCTAAGGAACCTCTGGTTTGTTCCGTTACCCCGGCGGAAGCCGGGGTCCAGCGCCTAGGGAAGCTCTGATCTAACGCACTTTTGGCGGCGGTTGAGCGGTAGTGTTGGCGGACGCGCGTCTTTGCGGCCCTGAATGCGGGCAGTGAGTGCGCCTATTCGCATCGTTTTCCTCGTCATTCCCGATCTGCGGACGGACTATGCCTGTACCAGCCGCCGTCTGACCATGTACAGGTTGGCCAACGCAAACATCGTGAAGGCACGTGCCAGGTTCTTGGCAATGCCGCGGTAGCGCAACTTGGCAAAGCCCCACAGGCGCTTTACCACATGGAACGCATGCTCGCCGCGCGCGCGGATACGCGAGCGGGCGCGGTTGATTAATCGCCAGCGCGCCGACACCGGATGCTGGGCAGTGCCGCGCCGGTTGATCCGGTAACGGACACCCCGTTTCTCGAAGGCCTCACGGTCCTCTTCCTTCCAGTAGGCACGGTCACCATAAATCGCCGATTCCTCGCCGTGCAGGAGCTGCGGGAGTTGGGTCAGATCGTGCTGCGCGGCATCGTGGCGGTGAGCGCATGCACCAGCCCGCGCTTGTCCGTGCCCACATGCAGTTTCATGCCAAAATGCCATTCATTGCCCTTGCGCACCTGCTTCATCTCCGGATCGCGCGCTTTGTCCTGGTTCTTGGTCGAGGGGGGTGCCGCGATCAGCGTGGCGTCCACGATCGTCCCGGACTTGAGCAGCAGCCGGCGCTCCTCCAGGAGGCTTCGGATCTCCTTGAAGATCGCCTGCGTCAGCCGATGCCGCTCCAGCAGATGGCGGAACTTGAGAATGGTCGTCTCGTCGGGAATGGCGTCCTCCGAAAGCTCCAGCCCGGCAAAGCGCCGCATCGCCTCGCTGTCGTACAGCCCATCCTCCGCCTGCGGGTCAGACAGATTGAATCACTGCTGCATGAAATAGATGCGCAGCATCACCGGCAACGGCATCGGCGGACGCCCCCCGCCCTTCCCCTGGGGATAATGCGGCTCGATCAGCTTGAGCAGCCGCTCCCACGGAATCACTCCATCCATTTCCGTGAGAAACCGCTCCCGACGCGTCAACTTCTTCTTGCCCTCCCACGCCAGCCCCGCAAACGTCTTCTGCTTCATGCCGCTCCCCTCTCCTGATGGCT
This window encodes:
- a CDS encoding TauD/TfdA family dioxygenase, coding for MYKSLRAQTLHYFARPHEGIPTAPIHSPAAWLGADMRTRSDWQYSFTADEVKELKAAVQHAEATGKPMGQLQKADFPLPTLAARIAEWRHEIRHGRGFVLLRGMPVRDWNEAQSSLAYWCMGHYFGIPGAQNPEGDLLGHVRDQRTGGDVRYYRTNKELAVHTDAADFVGLLCLQTAKSGGLSRIASSVTVFNELMRSKPHLIPRLFAPFYFDTKGEGGVKAFPIAPCRYADGELRTFWQSDYYREAQQIPGVPPLTAEQKELLDSYDAIANRPDVYLDMDLQPGDIQLISNHTILHARTAFEDWPELEKRRHLLRLWISLPEKRPLKIRLLTLQSWAGLVVTATREIVRNKIAA
- a CDS encoding MAPEG family protein; the protein is MTITPIYAGLLAIWFLILSYRVVQQRGHGVSLGDGGDAALLRRIRGHGNFAEYVPFILLMMALLEIGGQKTWVLHALGVTLLIARVLHGYALSYTESWKFGRFYGTLLTFILLPVAGGLCLWQGLAAL
- a CDS encoding DUF938 domain-containing protein; the protein is MGDKPFSAACARNRQPILEVLQTHFADRRRVLEIGSGTGQHAVFFAAAMPWLCWQASDRAENLPGIRAWLDEAALPNLPAPLELDVNGPWPAQTFDAVFSANTLHIMSWPEVQRMFAGLPSVMMEDAKLAIYGPFNYGGRHTSPSNAAFDASLRQAGAQMGIRDFEAVDELARGIGLRLLEDRAMPANNRCLVWQRVSG